Sequence from the Acropora muricata isolate sample 2 chromosome 10, ASM3666990v1, whole genome shotgun sequence genome:
cgaaaccagtcgcgcgacattttaatctccctaaccattctaaagaacacatgtctatctgcggcctttccctatatcagggcaccacagagagccgcaaaaacctagagcaaagattcatttttcagatcggcacccttaatccccacggcatcaacgaacgcttttcattcaattaatttattcctgtttttcgcgtaacctagtttccacctatagcatagctccttgctctgtatataaccttacactacccacaattcatctattcgctctgacgaagggctaacgctcgaaacgtcagcttcccaatctctgtacggtggtcaatttacattatcaactccgttgataaaccaaattttcattttcgaTAGTCTAGCAGAATTCGTTCCCGTCGAACGTGTCATGGCAATTAGGCGAGAACATGTAGATGTCCATTTAGCATTTAGTTCCCGCACTTTGTGTGTGCCTGACAATAACTGACAATAAGGCACAACTAGAAATCTCTCAAAGTCGTATTGATATTTGATCAAATCTGCGTGAATAGGTACCCTTGAATACGCTTGCTGCACATAAAGGAAGAGCTTTGCTCTTTCCTCATGAGTGCGGAGGAAAATACCAAGCACGTTTTAATGCTTTTGTGTTTTATCTTCGGGTAAAACAGAGAAAACCTAAATGCAAAAGCAAATCAAACTGGCTGCTTGTTCTTGATGTATGAAGAgattttatttattacaatgTATGCTGCTCATCACTTACTAAACAAGTGTTACATTTGAATGCACATGAACATGCAGTTGAAGTGCGAAACTTTCTACTAGACAGAAAGAAAGAGGACATATAAGCCTCTGGCTTTGGCATCTCATTATCCTTAACTTGTGCTTTGTGTACTTATTTATCAATAAATCAATACATCAAAGAAAGGGAGGAAggaagaaggaaagaaagaaagtggaGAAAGGGAGGGAGAAAACaagacaaaaggaaaataaaaaagagaaggaaaaaataGACGTTTAAGAAAGTCAGTAACAGTTAACACTGTGAAAGACggcaaaacagagaaaacaatttttacctGAAGGACTTTTCAACTCATACTTGTTAAAAATCTCACGAATTAGGATATTGAGGACGATCCGAAACTGCAGACTCAAAAGTTAATCCTGAACGATATAAAGTGAAATTCGTTCTGTAGTATTTATACCTGTACGTAAGCAGGAACTTATCAACAACAGCTTCATTTATCCCTTACTCAAATTAAATTACGTAAAATTACATAAATTACATAAATTCACATTTAGTATTTAAATAAGGGGCAACCTGAAATAACCTGAAATAGTTTAAAATGCCAGGTTGCCTGTTAATACTAGTTCCCGTTCCTGTTATTTTATTACAGATCTAAGTATGTATGTGACGCAAGCACCTGTTAGTTTTACAATTAACGGCGTGGCTCCAACAAAAATCTAAATTTAACGCATTTTATCTAGCGCGGTCCGAGTAATGTCTGACCACTTGTGAATTATCACCTACAGTTACAGTCAAACTATAACAAGGTGCGTtgttccgtttttttttgtttttttttttaagtttttgtttctttccgaCTCACAACAGTTACGTCCAACTGTAGTTCCAATATAAGTAAATTACGATTTCAAGTTTCTTCGGTGCTCCGCCGTTCCCACAATGCTTCCTCCCACAACAGGTAAGTTCAACGCTGAAGAAATAAATGCCTCGCATCTTTAGctaattatttaaataaattGCCTAACTTATCCCTTTGACACCATAATACTGTGAATGCAAGTAGTATAGGACGAATGGATAGACCAATTCTATTCATAtgtgcaaatagattcaagggccATGAAAACcgagagggttttttttttttttaatgagatgcacttcacgtaggtgtacgaagtcaaatccaagatggcggcggtattgagctgtaagagttaaatgagatgcaagatatatgaggggttttattgagatgcgtatgtgtgtgtttgttttgaattgtgttatgtttattttttatttggagtgaagtgtatTGAGCTctggtggtacgattccgcccaaccatccgggtagtgttgcacttatatagggaaagaacaatggagtagcgaagaaccaatgaggaggtacggtcaaacgagttcaAACAAGGTTCGGCCagaaaaaccagaccaaaccagttttgaacgtgattagcatttcaattggtcttgtttatattgtaacccgtcaaaccagttcttttttcttcccaacaacaaaaaaagagaacacgtggcaatactttctggagatgcgtataaaggaaaaaaaaacacttcaattTAGAGATGGAACGAATGATCAAACAGcagatttttgctttggaaatggaCGCATTAACAGGCCGTTTGCAACGACTACAGCTGGATAATAAAATCGTAACCTTACTGCATGAACTTTGGGATAAGATGAAGATTGGAGGTCTGCGCAAAGTTGAAGTAACAACTAATGAAGATAGGATGGAAGTTATAATTGGGGAACTTAGGGttccaacattttactttacaaaCGAGGAGAAATTTTGGCGTCAACTTCGTTGTATTATAAAGTTATCGTTACAAAATGAACAATGGCTACAAACAAagattcatcaactttttgttagcgAGTGGAAGAATGAATATTTCTCTCAAGATGGAACACCAATGACTCCTTTACTTTTAAGCCGTAATATGATGAAGTTACCGTTTCAAAAGTGATCAACGTTAACGAGAGGAAGAATGGATAATTCTCACATGCAAGATGGAACACCAATGActctttgactttttttttagcattatattttcatctctgtaTTTACAAACAAGGCCTTAAAATTAAggtatttacaaacaaaacgaAGGTCATTTATATATTAGATAAATcctattaaaaaaataaacattacaaTGCAAAGGTCACACGCGTTACCTTTCCTTCTTAAACGAAAACGCTGAActcgaaacagaaagaaaacaaggttgTCAAGAAAAACAAGTTTGGTTTTAAGAATGAAGATGATAGTGCAGAATTTGATTGGTAGGTTTCGATCCTAACGTTCTCTCTGTTGTCTGCAAGCTGTTAATAAAGGGAGAGAATCATGTTGTGTATGTGTGTATTACAGCGAAACCTCAGAccagagagagagaaagagtaagagaaagagaaagaagatgGCAAAGCAAGTACGATTCAACGATAAAGTGTCCCAAGCTGTGTTTGACAAGAGCAAAGGGTCTAAACGTTGTATTGACAATGTGGAATCATGCCCTTCAGCTGACGAAGATGAAGTTGCTGCGCGTACTTCTGAATTCCAGCTACTTCAACGCGAGCAGAAGAAATCCTTGCATGAGTATCAtgtcaaccaaagaaaaagaagtcgaCTTCATATGCGAGACGACATTCTAGAAATATTCTGGAGTACGTACGAAGAGGAAGCCTGGAAAAGGCTGAATTATGTAAATACCTTTGCCGTAGAAGCCATCACttccgtgaataaaaatgaaaatcactTTGACATGATCACTTCTGTCTCTAGCTTTCTAGGGAAGAGCTATTGGTGTTTAGAATGCATAAAAGGGTACGATGCGAAAGAGAAACATCGTTGCAGCAAGGTATGCAAATGCTGTTTTACAGAGGGGTGTCTCGGAATTACACTGAAAGCACCCTGGCGAGAATGCGGTACCTGTCACAGAATGTTTGCAGGAACTGACTGTCGACCTAACATAGACGGCCAGTCCgtgtgccaaaaattttataaatgtcaaaAGTGTAACAAAATCATCTCGCACCAGAAAAGGAAGCCCGAGGATCACATGTGTGGAGAAAACATGTGTTGGAATTGTGAAGAATATGTTGACCCCAATACTCACAGATGTTTTATGAAACCCATTAAACTTGCAGATGATTcgagagaaaagagaaagaaggcaaaaaagaaacataaacGAATGCGCGGGTCAAACGAACTGTTGGACGAATCAGCAGTAGACGAAGATGGTGATGACAACACACAGGAAGACTAGGGGGAGGATGAAGAAGGTCAAAAGTACCTGTTTTATGATATTGAAGCCCGACAAGAGGATGATCGTCACACTGCCAATCTCTTGATTGTTCAAGATGAAAAAGGTTTCGAGACGGTCTTCAAAGGAGAAGATTGTGTGAAAAAAATCGGTGAATGGTTGTTGGACGGAACGCACCAAGGAGCGATCGTCATAGCTCATAACTCTCGCTCCTATGATTCTTATTTCCTGTGCGAGTATTTTTACAAAGACTGTCTTCTTCCCAAATTGATTCTGAATGGTGCAAAAATCATGTCCATGGAATTGGAAGCCGCCGAAATCAAGTTCCGTGATTCACTGAAAGCCTTGCCCAAAACATTTGGTCTCACCGAATTGAAGAAAGGTTACTTTCCACATTTCTTTAATCGAAAGGACACGCAACATTACGTTGGTCCACTACCGCGGATTGAAGATTATGGCCCTGATAGCATGAGCACGAAAGAACGCCAAGCGTTCCTTGCCTGGTACGAAGAGCTCAAGTCAACCAATTATGTTTTTGATTTCGAGAAAGAGATTGAGGAATATTGCCACAGTGATGTCGACATTCTAAGAAGATGCTGTTTGGAGTTTAAGAAGTTAATAGAAGAAAGCTGCAACCTTGATCCCTTCGAACACTGCGTCACCATTGCCTCCACTTGCAACCGTGTGTTTCGTCAAGAATTCTTAGAAGAGGAAACGATTGGCCTTATTCCAGCCCAGGGCTATCAACCCGCAAGAAAATATTCCCTTATGGCTCTTCAATGGTTGGCCTGGGTTCATCATGAAACCGGTGATCGTATTCTTCATGCTCTGAATGGTGGTGAACAAAAGATCGACGGCAATCATGTGCACGGATATAACCCTAGCAAAAGAATAATCTATGAATTTCGTGGGTGTGTCTGGCATGGGTGTTCCAAATGCTATTTGCCTGACACCCTGAATCCTGTTAACGAGACAAGTATGAGAGATCTGCTGGAGGGAACTGTGCGAAAGATTGAACGTTTGAGGAAGCTAGGTTACACGGTGCAAGTCCTATGGGAATGTGAATTTCACCAACAACTAGCTACAAACCCAGAGATGAAAGATTTTGTCCGGAATCTCAACCTCGACACTCCGTTAGAACCTCGTCATGGGTTTTTTGGTGGTCGCACAAACGCCGTTTCCCTGTACAAGGAAGTTGCTGATGAGGAGAAAATTCACTATGTGGATTTTACTTCCCTGTACCCATGGACCAGCCAGTATTATGAAGGTCCTATAGGCCATCCTGAAATCCTCACAAACGAAGCTCTGGTGAACCACTCAATCGATGATTTCTTCGGTATGATCAAGTGTGAGATCCTCCCGCCCTCCTTCCTGTTCCACCCTCTCCTTCCTTATCGCGCTAACGGGAAACTCATGTTTCCACTATGCAGAACCTGTGCGGAGAATCTCCAACAAACGCCTTGTGAACACAGCGACAGCGAACGCACCCTCTCTGGAACATGGCTGTCcattgaaatccaaaaggctTGTGAACTCGGTTATCGTGTGGTGAAGTTAATTGAAGTTTGGCATTTCCAAGACAGGTCGGCTGATTTATTTAAAGGTTATATTGTCACACAAACGAGAATTTAGCAACTATCCCCTGTGATCATTGGCCCATGGTTATCGAACTATTACAGCCTATGAATTCTGGAAGATTAGTGACTTTTTACACTTCTTGAACGGCTCAATATAAGTTTCATCGCAAACTCTATGCCCTTTATCTGACCAAGTATCCCTCTATCTGGTGGATGGTC
This genomic interval carries:
- the LOC136930762 gene encoding uncharacterized protein — encoded protein: MSMELEAAEIKFRDSLKALPKTFGLTELKKGYFPHFFNRKDTQHYVGPLPRIEDYGPDSMSTKERQAFLAWYEELKSTNYVFDFEKEIEEYCHSDVDILRRCCLEFKKLIEESCNLDPFEHCVTIASTCNRVFRQEFLEEETIGLIPAQGYQPARKYSLMALQWLAWVHHETGDRILHALNGGEQKIDGNHVHGYNPSKRIIYEFRGCVWHGCSKCYLPDTLNPVNETSMRDLLEGTVRKIERLRKLGYTVQVLWECEFHQQLATNPEMKDFVRNLNLDTPLEPRHGFFGGRTNAVSLYKEVADEEKIHYVDFTSLYPWTSQYYEGPIGHPEILTNEALVNHSIDDFFGMIKCEILPPSFLFHPLLPYRANGKLMFPLCRTCAENLQQTPCEHSDSERTLSGTWLSIEIQKACELGYRVVKLIEVWHFQDRSADLFKGYIVTQTRI